The proteins below are encoded in one region of Corvus hawaiiensis isolate bCorHaw1 chromosome 3, bCorHaw1.pri.cur, whole genome shotgun sequence:
- the POLR1C gene encoding DNA-directed RNA polymerases I and III subunit RPAC1 isoform X1 codes for MAARRGADEMRDRVVLGEFGVRNVHTTDFPGNYPGYEDAWDQRRFEEAFRVDVIREEEDTLEFDMVGIDAAVANAFRRILLAEVPTMAVEKVFVYNNTSIVQDEILAHRLGLIPIRADPRLFEYRNQGDQEGTEIDTLQFQLKIKCKRNPQAAKESSDPDELYFNHKVYSKHMTWVPLGNQTDLFPDADFRPVHDDILIALLRPGQEIDVLMHCVKGIGKDHAKFSPVATASYRLLPDITLLQPVEDEAAEMLQKCFSPGVIEIQNINGKKVARVANARLDTFSREVFRHEGLKNLVRLARVRNHYIFSVESTGILPPDVLVSEAIKILMGKCQRFLNELDSVPME; via the exons ATGGCGGCCCGGCGGGGTGCGGACGAGATGCGGGACCGCGTGGTGCTGGGCGAGTTCGGCGTCCGCAAC GTCCACACCACCGACTTCCCCGGCAACTACCCCGGCTACGAGGACGCCTGGGACCAGCGGCGCTTCGAGGAG GCGTTCCGCGTGGACGTGATCCGTGAGGAAGAGGACACCCTGGAGTTCGACATGGTGGGCATCGACGCCGCTGTCGCCAATGCCTTCCGCCGCATCCTGCTCGCCGAG GTGCCAACGATGGCCGTAGAGAAGGTCTTTGTGTACAACAACACATCCATTGTGCAGGATGAAATTCTGGCTCATCGGTTGGGCCTCATCCCTATCCGAGCTGACCCTCGTCTCTTTGAGTACAGAAACCAAG GAGATCAAGAAGGCACAGAAATTGATACTCTGCAGTTTCAGCTGAAAATCAAGTGCAAACGGAACCCTCAGGCTGCCAAGGAATCATCTGATCCTGATGAACTATATTTCAATCACAAAG TGTACAGTAAACACATGACATGGGTGCCCTTGGGGAATCAGACAGACCTTTTTCCAGATGCTGACTTCCGACCTGTTCACGATGACATCCTCATTGCACTGTTGCGACCTGGACAGGAAATAGATGTGCTTATGCACTGTGTCAAGGGCATAG GTAAGGATCATGCCAAGTTTTCTCCTGTGGCCACAGCCAGCTATCGACTGCTTCCTGACATTACTCTTCTGCAGCCTGTTGAGGATGAGGCAGCTGAGATGTTGCAGAAGTGCTTTTCCCCTGGAGTCATTGAGATCCAGAATATCAATG GAAAAAAGGTGGCGAGAGTAGCCAATGCACGGTTGGACACATTCAGCAGAGAAGTTTTCCGTCACGAGGGTCTGAAAAACCTTGTGCGCCTGGCAAGAGTGCGGAACCATTACATCT TTTCAGTGGAGTCAACGGGTATCTTGCCTCCAGATGTGCTGGTGAGCGAAGCCATCAAGATCCTGATGGGAAAGTGTCAGCGCTTCCTCAATGAGCTGGACTCTGTGCCTATGGAGTGA
- the POLR1C gene encoding DNA-directed RNA polymerases I and III subunit RPAC1 isoform X2 — translation MAARRGADEMRDRVVLGEFGVRNVHTTDFPGNYPGYEDAWDQRRFEEAFRVDVIREEEDTLEFDMVGIDAAVANAFRRILLAEVPTMAVEKVFVYNNTSIVQDEILAHRLGLIPIRADPRLFEYRNQGDQEGTEIDTLQFQLKIKCKRNPQAAKESSDPDELYFNHKDADFRPVHDDILIALLRPGQEIDVLMHCVKGIGKDHAKFSPVATASYRLLPDITLLQPVEDEAAEMLQKCFSPGVIEIQNINGKKVARVANARLDTFSREVFRHEGLKNLVRLARVRNHYIFSVESTGILPPDVLVSEAIKILMGKCQRFLNELDSVPME, via the exons ATGGCGGCCCGGCGGGGTGCGGACGAGATGCGGGACCGCGTGGTGCTGGGCGAGTTCGGCGTCCGCAAC GTCCACACCACCGACTTCCCCGGCAACTACCCCGGCTACGAGGACGCCTGGGACCAGCGGCGCTTCGAGGAG GCGTTCCGCGTGGACGTGATCCGTGAGGAAGAGGACACCCTGGAGTTCGACATGGTGGGCATCGACGCCGCTGTCGCCAATGCCTTCCGCCGCATCCTGCTCGCCGAG GTGCCAACGATGGCCGTAGAGAAGGTCTTTGTGTACAACAACACATCCATTGTGCAGGATGAAATTCTGGCTCATCGGTTGGGCCTCATCCCTATCCGAGCTGACCCTCGTCTCTTTGAGTACAGAAACCAAG GAGATCAAGAAGGCACAGAAATTGATACTCTGCAGTTTCAGCTGAAAATCAAGTGCAAACGGAACCCTCAGGCTGCCAAGGAATCATCTGATCCTGATGAACTATATTTCAATCACAAAG ATGCTGACTTCCGACCTGTTCACGATGACATCCTCATTGCACTGTTGCGACCTGGACAGGAAATAGATGTGCTTATGCACTGTGTCAAGGGCATAG GTAAGGATCATGCCAAGTTTTCTCCTGTGGCCACAGCCAGCTATCGACTGCTTCCTGACATTACTCTTCTGCAGCCTGTTGAGGATGAGGCAGCTGAGATGTTGCAGAAGTGCTTTTCCCCTGGAGTCATTGAGATCCAGAATATCAATG GAAAAAAGGTGGCGAGAGTAGCCAATGCACGGTTGGACACATTCAGCAGAGAAGTTTTCCGTCACGAGGGTCTGAAAAACCTTGTGCGCCTGGCAAGAGTGCGGAACCATTACATCT TTTCAGTGGAGTCAACGGGTATCTTGCCTCCAGATGTGCTGGTGAGCGAAGCCATCAAGATCCTGATGGGAAAGTGTCAGCGCTTCCTCAATGAGCTGGACTCTGTGCCTATGGAGTGA